A single genomic interval of Aquisalimonas asiatica harbors:
- a CDS encoding MotA/TolQ/ExbB proton channel family protein yields the protein MFTSATLEIMDAVVGWLLEPVIIALLALVALALWELGLALGERTGGLRRMEAKGDAQAVARRAQRRIDRADLLARVGPMLGLMGTLIPLGPGLAALGRGELDVLAQAVTVAFNTTVLGLLIGILGFLVGRLRRRWYDAAMERLEGAQS from the coding sequence ATGTTCACATCGGCAACACTGGAAATCATGGACGCGGTGGTGGGCTGGCTACTGGAGCCGGTGATCATTGCGCTGCTGGCCCTGGTCGCACTCGCGCTGTGGGAACTGGGCCTCGCGCTGGGCGAGCGCACCGGCGGCCTGCGGCGCATGGAGGCGAAAGGTGACGCGCAGGCCGTCGCGCGCCGTGCGCAGCGCCGTATCGACCGCGCCGACCTGCTGGCGCGGGTGGGGCCGATGCTCGGCCTCATGGGCACGCTGATCCCCCTGGGGCCGGGCCTGGCCGCGCTGGGCCGTGGCGAGCTGGATGTCCTGGCCCAGGCCGTCACCGTGGCGTTCAACACCACCGTGCTCGGGCTGCTGATCGGCATTCTCGGTTTTCTCGTCGGCCGCCTGCGCCGGCGCTGGTATGACGCGGCCATGGAGCGGCTGGAAGGAGCGCAGTCGTGA
- a CDS encoding cobaltochelatase subunit CobN, translating into MRFSVLLLALLLPGIASAATIVGIVSERSAAEVAAGAHAFVDAHPEHDVVLRTPEQLAEKSDGEVAGLWREADAVFMAGVFGDQVGRIERLLREASPGADVPVLAMNSDRRITRLSRLDGEPVLDGLSDEAVNELVANPDAGEDPREHLAAQRDAFPDQADWLNGRAFYQGRSPDHMAGMMEWLLAHAGHDMEVPEPRPQDPIRYYRNGKASADPADLDLDDGPAVALLDGNTGDRPGDRALLDAACEALEERGIQCFAVLARWGGASVEAVETLAERSAPAELTGVVSLKYFTVGGGEGRRDVTEAFGALDVPVVKGIRLSDLTEPEWQLSEEGIPWDNVHYQLAMPELQGISQPMVLATAESPETDDATGVTLKLTRPVPERVEAMADRMQRWQRLQTADNADKRVALVYYNHPPGRHNVGADKLDVPESLFEMLQQLKAAGYDTGELPEDADALLDEIQDRGVNLQEDAEGLSELAERVPTLSTEDYLDYFHTLPETIQAELENGPIGYVHARLMDAKDQEQRALAERLLERGLGDVRHMLENYEHARQNRALDLLSQYQHEWTRLLQHGGDTDEVTSLRDALIRTGIPGLTGWGDAPGEAMVRDGEMVFPGIRFGNVFIGPQPPRGWEVSEALLHANTTFPPTHHYMGFYHWLRDGFEADALVYVGRHSTREFLPRRRAGLAADDYPELLGGDLPVIYPYIVDGVGEGIQAKRRAMGVMISHLTPPLEATELYDELLELRQLVETFESATDPDSPTRDRAVATLRERIEALDLTEEIEHELEHGHHHHDHGHDDDHGDHDHNGDHDHDRDHDHGRHDDDHADDDDHHHDHGQDHGEDSGGDLADVDDELLVHEVGHYVTHMQEQFMPIGLHVFGRDWDDDAVETMLDSMAGDEDPEAGWREDLVNSTANERNNLLAALDGRFVEPGHGNDPVRTPEVLPTGRNFHALSGDLVPTRVAWSLGQEMAVDARERGDPEAEGSEAIVLWASDTVRDEGVMIAFGMDMLGVRPKWNSRGIVEGLERKPLEDRSRRRDALFTTSGLFRDLYEDQLVWLDKAVRVALDGASETIRAEHPQLDGALDEALRPLPEDLRDPGDEALSENDVAARWVEDTRTLMDDGADAADAGRDAALRVFGTAPGAYGAGVNRLAERSGAWEDRSEVAAAYARRMGHAYGTEASGDPAHDAFESRLGAVGRTYLGRASHVYGLLDNDDGFDFQGGLSLAVENLTGTAPDNRVLMHADADNPRVESLQRALLGELRGQNLNPQWLEPLMDHGYAGARTMGADFLDNLWGWQVTNPDVVRSWVWDAVHDVYFADSHGIGLDDFLEEDHNIHVKMHMQAVTLVAAHRDFWDADEEILEELIQDFAESVVEHGLPGGGHTRPDHPTMDWVAEQIGDEELQAAFDGVRATAQVEQAERDLDPATVAEIDITDDLAEAADDAAEEQAAEEEGDEAAEGGLVLLPWLVAAAALLLLAGGIVAGRRL; encoded by the coding sequence ATGCGATTCAGCGTGCTACTGCTGGCACTGCTGCTGCCAGGGATTGCCTCCGCCGCCACCATCGTCGGCATTGTCTCCGAACGCTCCGCCGCCGAAGTGGCGGCCGGGGCCCATGCCTTCGTGGACGCCCACCCCGAGCACGATGTGGTGCTGCGCACCCCGGAACAGCTGGCCGAGAAATCGGACGGCGAGGTGGCCGGGCTCTGGCGCGAGGCCGACGCCGTGTTCATGGCCGGCGTCTTCGGCGATCAGGTCGGGCGCATCGAGCGCCTGTTACGCGAGGCCAGCCCCGGCGCGGACGTGCCGGTGCTGGCCATGAACAGCGACCGCCGCATTACCCGGCTCTCGCGGCTGGACGGAGAGCCGGTGCTGGACGGCCTCTCCGACGAGGCCGTCAACGAGCTGGTAGCCAACCCGGATGCCGGCGAAGACCCCCGCGAGCATCTGGCCGCACAGCGCGACGCCTTCCCCGATCAGGCCGACTGGCTGAACGGGCGCGCGTTCTACCAGGGACGCAGCCCGGACCACATGGCCGGCATGATGGAGTGGCTGCTGGCTCATGCCGGTCACGACATGGAGGTGCCGGAGCCGCGCCCGCAGGACCCCATCCGCTACTACCGCAACGGCAAAGCCAGCGCCGACCCGGCGGACCTCGACCTGGACGACGGGCCCGCCGTGGCACTGCTGGATGGCAACACCGGCGACCGGCCTGGCGACCGGGCACTGCTGGACGCCGCCTGTGAGGCCCTCGAGGAGCGTGGCATCCAGTGTTTCGCCGTGCTGGCCCGCTGGGGTGGCGCCAGCGTCGAGGCGGTGGAGACCCTCGCCGAGCGCAGCGCACCGGCGGAGCTGACCGGCGTGGTCAGCCTCAAGTACTTCACCGTGGGGGGCGGCGAGGGCCGGCGGGACGTCACCGAGGCGTTCGGCGCCCTGGACGTGCCCGTGGTCAAGGGCATCCGCCTCAGCGACCTCACCGAGCCGGAGTGGCAACTGTCGGAAGAGGGCATCCCCTGGGACAACGTCCACTACCAGCTCGCCATGCCCGAGCTGCAGGGCATCAGCCAGCCCATGGTGCTGGCAACGGCCGAATCGCCTGAGACCGACGACGCCACCGGGGTGACACTCAAGCTCACCCGCCCGGTCCCGGAGCGGGTCGAGGCGATGGCGGACCGCATGCAGCGCTGGCAGCGGCTGCAGACGGCCGACAACGCCGACAAGCGGGTCGCGCTGGTCTACTACAACCACCCGCCGGGGCGGCACAACGTCGGCGCCGATAAGCTCGACGTGCCCGAGTCCCTGTTCGAGATGCTCCAGCAGCTGAAGGCCGCCGGCTACGACACCGGCGAGCTGCCCGAGGACGCCGACGCCCTGCTGGACGAAATCCAGGACCGCGGCGTGAACCTCCAGGAGGACGCCGAAGGCCTGTCGGAACTGGCCGAGCGCGTGCCCACGCTCTCGACCGAGGACTATCTCGACTATTTCCACACCTTGCCGGAGACCATCCAGGCGGAGCTCGAGAACGGCCCCATCGGCTACGTGCACGCCCGGCTCATGGACGCCAAGGACCAGGAACAGCGCGCCCTGGCGGAACGGCTGCTGGAGCGCGGCCTCGGCGACGTCCGGCACATGCTCGAGAACTACGAGCACGCCCGTCAGAACCGCGCCCTGGACCTGCTCTCCCAGTACCAGCACGAATGGACCCGACTGCTCCAGCACGGTGGTGACACCGATGAGGTGACCAGCCTGCGCGACGCGCTGATCCGCACCGGCATCCCGGGCCTCACCGGCTGGGGCGACGCCCCCGGCGAGGCCATGGTCCGCGACGGCGAGATGGTCTTCCCCGGCATCCGTTTCGGCAACGTGTTCATCGGCCCGCAGCCACCCCGGGGCTGGGAAGTCAGCGAAGCGCTGCTGCACGCCAACACCACATTCCCGCCCACCCACCACTACATGGGCTTCTATCACTGGCTGCGGGACGGCTTCGAGGCGGATGCGCTGGTCTACGTGGGCCGCCACTCCACCCGCGAATTCCTGCCGCGGCGGCGCGCCGGTCTGGCCGCCGACGACTACCCGGAACTGCTGGGCGGCGACCTGCCGGTGATCTACCCCTACATCGTCGACGGCGTGGGCGAGGGCATCCAGGCCAAACGCCGCGCCATGGGGGTGATGATCAGCCACCTCACGCCGCCGCTGGAGGCAACCGAGCTCTACGACGAGCTGCTGGAACTGCGCCAGTTGGTGGAGACCTTCGAGTCCGCCACCGACCCGGACTCGCCCACCCGCGACCGGGCGGTGGCGACCCTGCGCGAGCGTATCGAGGCGCTGGATCTCACCGAGGAGATCGAGCACGAGCTGGAGCACGGTCATCACCACCACGATCACGGCCATGACGACGATCACGGTGACCACGATCACAACGGCGACCATGACCACGATCGCGATCACGACCATGGCCGCCACGACGATGATCATGCCGATGACGATGATCACCATCACGATCACGGCCAGGACCATGGCGAGGATTCCGGCGGTGACCTGGCCGACGTGGACGACGAGCTGCTGGTCCACGAAGTGGGCCACTACGTGACCCATATGCAGGAGCAGTTCATGCCCATCGGCCTGCACGTATTCGGCCGGGACTGGGACGACGACGCCGTGGAGACCATGCTTGACTCCATGGCGGGCGACGAGGACCCGGAAGCGGGCTGGCGCGAGGATCTGGTCAACTCCACCGCCAACGAGCGCAACAACCTGCTCGCCGCCCTGGATGGGCGTTTCGTGGAGCCGGGCCATGGCAACGACCCGGTGCGCACCCCCGAGGTGCTGCCCACCGGGCGCAACTTCCACGCGCTGTCCGGCGATCTGGTGCCCACCCGCGTGGCCTGGTCCCTGGGTCAGGAAATGGCGGTGGATGCCCGCGAGCGCGGCGATCCGGAAGCCGAGGGCAGCGAGGCCATCGTGCTGTGGGCCTCCGACACCGTGCGCGACGAGGGCGTCATGATCGCCTTCGGCATGGACATGCTCGGGGTGCGGCCCAAGTGGAACTCCCGCGGCATTGTCGAGGGCCTGGAGCGCAAGCCCCTGGAGGACCGCTCCCGTCGCCGGGACGCCCTGTTCACCACCTCCGGGCTGTTCCGTGACCTCTACGAGGACCAGCTCGTGTGGCTGGACAAGGCCGTGCGCGTGGCCCTGGATGGTGCCTCCGAGACCATCCGCGCGGAACACCCGCAACTGGACGGCGCCCTGGACGAGGCCCTGCGCCCGCTGCCGGAGGACCTGCGTGACCCGGGCGACGAGGCCCTGAGCGAGAACGACGTGGCCGCCCGCTGGGTGGAAGACACGCGCACGCTGATGGACGACGGTGCCGATGCCGCCGACGCCGGCCGCGACGCCGCCCTGCGCGTGTTCGGCACCGCCCCCGGCGCCTACGGTGCCGGCGTGAACCGCCTGGCCGAGCGCTCCGGCGCCTGGGAGGACCGCAGCGAGGTGGCCGCCGCCTACGCCCGGCGCATGGGCCACGCCTACGGCACCGAGGCCAGCGGCGACCCCGCCCATGACGCCTTCGAGAGCCGCCTGGGCGCCGTCGGGCGCACCTACCTGGGCCGGGCCAGCCATGTCTACGGTCTGCTGGACAATGACGACGGCTTCGACTTCCAGGGCGGTCTTTCGCTGGCGGTGGAGAACCTCACCGGTACCGCGCCCGACAACCGCGTGCTCATGCACGCCGACGCGGACAACCCCCGCGTGGAGTCCCTGCAGCGCGCCCTGCTGGGCGAGCTGCGCGGTCAGAACCTGAACCCGCAGTGGCTGGAGCCACTCATGGATCACGGCTACGCCGGGGCCCGGACCATGGGCGCGGACTTCCTGGACAACCTCTGGGGCTGGCAGGTCACCAACCCCGACGTGGTCCGCTCCTGGGTCTGGGATGCGGTCCACGATGTCTACTTCGCCGACAGCCACGGCATCGGGCTCGACGACTTCCTGGAGGAAGACCACAACATCCACGTGAAGATGCACATGCAGGCGGTCACCCTGGTGGCCGCCCACCGCGACTTCTGGGATGCCGACGAGGAGATCCTGGAGGAACTCATCCAGGACTTCGCCGAGTCGGTGGTGGAGCATGGCCTTCCCGGTGGCGGTCACACCCGGCCCGACCACCCCACCATGGACTGGGTGGCCGAGCAGATCGGCGACGAGGAACTGCAGGCGGCCTTCGACGGCGTGCGCGCCACGGCGCAGGTGGAACAGGCCGAGCGGGACCTGGACCCGGCCACCGTGGCCGAGATCGACATCACGGACGACCTGGCCGAGGCCGCCGACGACGCGGCGGAGGAGCAGGCGGCCGAGGAAGAGGGTGATGAGGCCGCCGAGGGCGGGCTGGTGCTGCTGCCCTGGCTGGTGGCGGCCGCAGCACTGCTCCTGCTGGCCGGAGGGATCGTCGCGGGCCGGCGGCTGTAA
- a CDS encoding TonB-dependent receptor domain-containing protein, with amino-acid sequence MYFSKPAAAATVAVCLAPLSASGDDPIQLNPVVVTPTLSTQTVDESLSSVTVIDRETLDRQQPRELGDILRGQPGLDVQTNGSFGKATSVYTRGTGSESTMLLIDGVRIRSATTGGVPWQFIPPQLLDNVEVVRGPRASIYGADAVGGVVQAFTPDGRDGDQYWIQGGYGSFDSSEIGAGFAGAADGTSYSVSTNRFHTRGAPVREDGDDRGFVNNANVGRLTHQFDNGTEVGVLGFRAEGNTEFDGGDTDFLNQAIGAHTLIPIGAAWTTRLQISQARDEQENFEGSGISVFDTETRTARMENTAIHGNNEVVFGAEFQRDEVAGTTDYDETRRDNRAAFGQYLIGGDNSEIQLSVRLDDNEAFGDRVTGGAAFGQALDANHRLRLSYGTAFRAPTFNDLYFPFTDYGDGFIFEGNDNLSPERSQTAEIGITGQYQHLRWDLAAYQSHVDDLIQNAFGNDGVMRPENVDRARIQGLEGSLQTRISAWDVQASATLTDPRDRDSGERLERRATRTARLDLDRSIGTASVGASGIFQGDRYQGDDRLPGFGLMNLRAGWEFARNWSARLTIDNVFDTDYVTARNSTSDFDYKNAGRTAFLSVRYGNR; translated from the coding sequence ATGTACTTCAGCAAGCCTGCAGCTGCGGCCACGGTGGCCGTGTGTCTGGCGCCTCTGAGCGCCTCGGGGGACGACCCGATCCAGCTCAACCCCGTGGTGGTGACGCCGACGCTCTCCACCCAGACCGTGGACGAAAGCCTCAGCTCGGTCACTGTGATCGACCGCGAGACTCTGGACCGGCAGCAGCCACGGGAGCTTGGCGACATCCTGCGTGGTCAGCCCGGGCTCGACGTCCAGACCAACGGCTCCTTCGGCAAGGCCACCAGCGTCTATACGCGCGGCACCGGTTCCGAATCCACGATGCTGCTGATCGATGGTGTGCGCATTCGTTCGGCCACGACCGGCGGCGTGCCCTGGCAGTTCATCCCGCCACAGCTTCTCGATAACGTGGAGGTTGTCCGCGGGCCCAGGGCAAGCATCTACGGCGCCGACGCGGTCGGTGGGGTCGTGCAGGCGTTCACCCCGGACGGGCGAGACGGCGATCAGTACTGGATTCAAGGGGGCTATGGTTCATTCGATAGCAGCGAGATTGGTGCGGGCTTCGCGGGTGCGGCGGACGGCACGTCCTACAGCGTGAGCACCAACCGCTTCCATACGCGCGGCGCCCCGGTTCGGGAAGACGGGGACGACCGGGGGTTCGTCAACAACGCCAACGTTGGACGGCTTACCCATCAGTTCGATAACGGCACGGAGGTCGGCGTTCTCGGGTTTCGCGCCGAAGGCAACACGGAATTCGACGGCGGCGATACCGATTTTCTGAACCAGGCCATCGGCGCCCACACGCTGATCCCGATCGGCGCAGCATGGACCACCCGGCTGCAGATCAGCCAGGCCCGTGACGAACAGGAGAACTTCGAGGGATCCGGAATCTCGGTCTTCGATACCGAAACGCGCACCGCCCGGATGGAGAACACGGCCATCCACGGCAACAACGAAGTCGTCTTTGGTGCGGAGTTTCAGCGCGACGAGGTCGCGGGAACCACCGACTACGACGAGACCCGCCGTGATAATCGCGCCGCTTTCGGACAGTACCTGATCGGTGGTGACAACTCGGAGATCCAGCTCAGTGTGCGCCTCGATGATAACGAGGCCTTTGGTGACCGCGTCACCGGTGGCGCCGCATTCGGACAGGCGCTGGACGCCAATCACCGACTGCGTCTGAGCTACGGCACGGCATTCCGTGCGCCCACGTTCAACGACCTTTATTTCCCCTTTACCGATTACGGCGACGGCTTTATTTTCGAAGGCAACGACAACCTCTCCCCCGAGCGCTCCCAGACCGCGGAGATCGGCATAACCGGTCAATACCAGCATCTCCGCTGGGATCTTGCCGCCTACCAGAGTCACGTGGACGACCTCATCCAGAACGCCTTTGGAAACGACGGCGTCATGCGGCCCGAGAATGTCGACCGCGCCCGCATTCAGGGGCTGGAAGGCTCGCTGCAGACCCGCATCAGCGCGTGGGATGTGCAGGCCTCCGCGACGCTGACGGATCCGCGTGACCGCGACAGCGGTGAGCGCCTGGAGCGCCGCGCGACCAGAACGGCCCGTCTTGATCTCGACCGGTCCATCGGGACGGCTTCCGTCGGCGCCAGCGGGATCTTCCAGGGTGACCGCTACCAGGGCGATGACCGGCTGCCCGGCTTCGGCCTGATGAACCTGCGCGCCGGCTGGGAGTTTGCGCGCAACTGGTCTGCCCGGCTCACGATCGATAACGTCTTCGACACGGATTATGTCACGGCTCGGAACAGTACAAGCGACTTCGACTACAAGAACGCCGGCCGCACCGCCTTTCTCAGCGTCCGTTACGGGAACCGATAA
- the cobD gene encoding threonine-phosphate decarboxylase CobD, translated as MVPDHGGRLNRAAAAYGIPLEHWLDLSTGINPWPWPVPEVPGSVWQRLPEADDDLPAIARAWAGAPAAAGCVTTAGSQAVIQALPRLRAPCRVGVPAPGYAEHAWWWRQQGHAVINVPHDDVDAHLDHLDVLVWIHPNNPTGLTVPTERLLEWHRRLQARDGWLVVDEAFIDPTPADSVAPATGPDGLLVMRSLGKFFGLAGLRGGFLFGPAPLCDHLDTLLGPWAVSHPARWVMRQALADRAWQEANRRRLDAGAAALDQVLRRHGLTPAGGTSLFRYCPHGESAALQDRLAREGILVRLFQGPAALRFGLAPDEAGLARLDTALSI; from the coding sequence ATGGTCCCTGATCACGGCGGCAGGCTGAACCGGGCGGCAGCCGCATACGGCATCCCCCTGGAACACTGGCTGGACCTCTCCACCGGCATCAACCCGTGGCCCTGGCCGGTGCCGGAAGTCCCCGGGTCGGTGTGGCAGCGCCTGCCCGAGGCGGACGACGACCTGCCGGCGATCGCAAGGGCGTGGGCGGGCGCCCCGGCTGCGGCCGGCTGCGTCACCACGGCCGGCTCCCAGGCGGTCATCCAGGCGCTACCACGACTGCGGGCGCCCTGCCGGGTCGGCGTACCCGCCCCCGGCTACGCGGAACACGCGTGGTGGTGGCGCCAGCAGGGTCATGCGGTGATCAATGTGCCCCACGACGATGTGGACGCGCATCTGGACCACCTGGACGTGCTGGTCTGGATACACCCGAACAACCCCACCGGGCTTACCGTCCCGACGGAGCGTTTGCTTGAGTGGCACCGTCGGCTGCAGGCGCGGGACGGCTGGCTAGTGGTGGACGAAGCCTTCATCGACCCGACACCCGCAGACAGCGTGGCGCCCGCCACGGGGCCGGACGGACTGCTGGTCATGCGGTCCCTGGGCAAGTTCTTCGGGCTCGCCGGCTTGCGGGGCGGCTTTCTGTTCGGCCCGGCGCCGCTCTGCGACCACCTCGACACGCTGCTTGGCCCCTGGGCCGTGAGCCACCCGGCACGCTGGGTCATGCGCCAGGCCCTGGCCGACCGCGCCTGGCAGGAGGCCAATCGCCGGCGTCTCGACGCCGGGGCGGCAGCCCTGGACCAGGTGCTCCGACGCCACGGGCTGACGCCCGCCGGAGGCACCAGCCTGTTTCGCTACTGCCCGCACGGCGAGTCGGCCGCGCTGCAGGATCGACTCGCCCGCGAGGGCATCCTGGTGCGCCTGTTCCAGGGGCCGGCCGCGCTGCGCTTCGGACTCGCCCCGGATGAAGCGGGGCTGGCACGGCTCGATACCGCCCTGTCGATTTGA
- the cbiB gene encoding adenosylcobinamide-phosphate synthase CbiB — MLTALVCIGAVILDTLLGEPRRLHPLVLFGALADAVERRFNPDGHGSIASGLTAAAVLLAPPVLVAVVLALVLPPVVLVALEIVVLYLAIGPRSLGDHARAVATPLIHGDLAGARDAVGAMVSRDTRALDQRGVAGAASESVLENGADAVFASLFWYLVAGLPGVILHRLVNTLDAMWGYRTPRYLLFGRVVARLDDALNWIPARLTALAYAASGRTATALSCWFRQAGAWESPNAGPVMAAGAGALGVTLGGAAPYRDGWRERPPLGEGPPPDGATIDAAVVLVRRAVFCWLAVILLGGMAWSLITAAG, encoded by the coding sequence TTGCTTACCGCGCTTGTCTGTATCGGCGCTGTCATTCTGGATACGCTGCTGGGGGAGCCCCGGCGGCTGCACCCGCTGGTGCTGTTCGGGGCACTGGCGGATGCCGTCGAGCGCCGTTTCAACCCGGACGGGCACGGCAGCATCGCGTCCGGCCTGACGGCAGCCGCCGTGTTGCTGGCACCGCCCGTCCTTGTCGCCGTGGTACTGGCGCTGGTGTTGCCGCCGGTCGTGTTGGTGGCCCTGGAGATTGTGGTGCTGTATCTCGCCATCGGCCCGCGCAGCCTGGGAGATCACGCCCGCGCCGTCGCCACACCGCTGATCCACGGCGACCTTGCCGGTGCCCGAGACGCCGTGGGCGCCATGGTCAGCCGCGACACCCGGGCGCTGGATCAACGGGGCGTTGCCGGGGCGGCGTCCGAGTCGGTCCTGGAGAACGGCGCCGACGCCGTCTTCGCCAGCCTGTTCTGGTACCTGGTCGCGGGCCTGCCGGGCGTAATCCTGCACCGCCTGGTGAATACCCTGGACGCCATGTGGGGCTATCGGACACCGCGCTACCTGTTGTTCGGCCGCGTGGTCGCGCGGCTCGACGATGCGCTCAACTGGATACCGGCGCGGCTGACGGCGCTGGCCTACGCCGCCTCTGGCCGCACCGCCACGGCCCTGTCCTGCTGGTTCCGCCAGGCGGGCGCGTGGGAGAGCCCCAACGCCGGGCCGGTAATGGCCGCGGGCGCCGGCGCGCTTGGTGTCACCCTCGGCGGCGCCGCGCCCTACCGGGACGGCTGGCGGGAACGCCCACCCCTGGGCGAAGGTCCGCCACCAGACGGCGCCACCATCGACGCCGCGGTCGTGCTGGTGCGCCGCGCCGTGTTCTGCTGGCTGGCCGTCATCCTATTGGGAGGCATGGCATGGTCCCTGATCACGGCGGCAGGCTGA
- the cobT gene encoding nicotinate-nucleotide--dimethylbenzimidazole phosphoribosyltransferase yields the protein MTTNTPWDAPIPAPDTGAADAAWQRQMQLTKPPGSLGRLETATVRLAAQQRTSLPALERVWITVFAGDHGVCDEGVSAFPQAVTAQMVRNFAAGGAAVSVLARHLGATLEVVNAGTVTPLPPLAGVRDEPVMPGTANAVREPAMRAAQRDQALALGDGAAARASDAGAQLFIGGDMGIGNTTSAAAVACALLGASPEQLVGRGTGVDDDGLVRKRGAVAAALARHGDDRAPLSVLASLGGLEIAALAGAIRGAASRGLPVLVDGFIVSVAALVAVRHTPDVAAWLHFSHRSAEAGHDAVLRALDAEPLLDLGMRLGEGSGAAVAVPLLQAACRLHGEMATFESAGVSDGG from the coding sequence ATGACCACCAACACGCCCTGGGACGCGCCGATTCCTGCCCCCGACACGGGCGCGGCGGACGCGGCCTGGCAGCGGCAGATGCAGCTGACCAAACCGCCGGGATCGCTGGGCCGCCTGGAAACGGCGACCGTGCGCCTGGCGGCGCAACAGCGAACGTCGCTGCCCGCGCTGGAGCGTGTGTGGATTACGGTGTTCGCGGGTGACCACGGTGTCTGCGACGAGGGTGTATCCGCTTTTCCGCAGGCCGTGACGGCCCAGATGGTCCGGAATTTCGCGGCGGGCGGTGCGGCGGTCAGCGTGCTGGCTCGCCACCTGGGTGCCACCCTGGAGGTGGTGAATGCGGGCACGGTGACGCCTCTGCCGCCTCTGGCGGGCGTACGCGATGAGCCGGTCATGCCTGGCACCGCGAACGCCGTCCGCGAGCCGGCCATGAGGGCGGCTCAGCGGGACCAGGCGCTGGCGCTCGGTGACGGGGCGGCGGCTCGCGCCAGCGACGCCGGCGCGCAGCTGTTCATCGGCGGTGACATGGGCATCGGCAACACCACGTCCGCCGCGGCGGTGGCCTGTGCCCTGCTCGGCGCATCGCCGGAGCAACTGGTCGGTCGCGGCACCGGGGTGGACGACGACGGGCTGGTTCGCAAGCGTGGTGCCGTGGCGGCGGCCCTGGCGCGCCACGGTGACGACCGCGCCCCGCTGTCCGTGCTGGCCTCCCTGGGCGGGCTGGAGATCGCCGCCCTTGCCGGTGCCATTCGCGGCGCGGCAAGCCGCGGCCTGCCGGTGCTGGTGGATGGCTTCATCGTCAGTGTCGCGGCGCTGGTGGCGGTGCGCCACACGCCGGATGTGGCGGCATGGCTGCATTTCTCCCACCGCTCCGCGGAGGCGGGTCACGATGCGGTGCTGCGGGCACTGGACGCGGAGCCCCTGCTCGATCTCGGCATGCGGCTGGGTGAAGGCAGTGGCGCTGCGGTCGCGGTGCCACTGTTGCAGGCGGCCTGTCGCCTGCACGGCGAGATGGCGACATTCGAATCGGCAGGTGTCAGCGATGGCGGTTGA
- a CDS encoding histidine phosphatase family protein: MAVEETRSTWVDLIRHGQPEGGQRYRGHRDDPLSHVGWEQMRAAVEPRDHWDVVITSPLLRCRAFAQAIADERGIPLHVEPDFKEISFGRWEGMKAEEILARDGDRLAAFWSDGEANPPPGGEALSAFHGRVARGWHHWVHALWGQRILVVAHGGVIRMMLACVLDVPPGRLMAGLHVPYACRSRVRMDRTDHGLLSCLMAHGEGPP; encoded by the coding sequence ATGGCGGTTGAGGAAACGCGCTCCACCTGGGTCGACCTGATTCGCCACGGGCAGCCCGAGGGTGGGCAGCGCTACCGTGGTCATCGGGATGATCCGCTGAGCCACGTGGGCTGGGAGCAGATGCGCGCCGCGGTGGAGCCGCGGGACCACTGGGACGTGGTGATCACCTCGCCGCTGTTGCGGTGCCGCGCCTTTGCCCAGGCGATCGCCGACGAACGCGGCATTCCGCTGCACGTTGAGCCCGATTTCAAGGAAATTTCCTTCGGCCGCTGGGAGGGCATGAAGGCCGAGGAGATCCTTGCCCGGGACGGTGACCGTCTGGCGGCGTTCTGGTCCGACGGCGAGGCGAACCCGCCCCCGGGTGGCGAGGCGTTGAGCGCCTTTCACGGTCGTGTTGCCCGGGGCTGGCATCACTGGGTGCATGCGCTCTGGGGGCAGCGGATCCTCGTGGTCGCCCATGGTGGCGTGATCCGCATGATGCTCGCCTGCGTGCTGGACGTGCCACCCGGGCGGCTCATGGCCGGGCTGCACGTGCCCTACGCCTGTCGCAGCCGCGTGCGCATGGACCGCACGGACCACGGGCTACTCAGTTGCCTCATGGCCCATGGTGAGGGCCCGCCATGA